Proteins encoded together in one Planctomycetaceae bacterium window:
- a CDS encoding CsgG/HfaB family protein, which produces MKKCLMLIVLLVACALFVGGCASGSSTARMDYNFSQVYKIAVVDVLGPLGNEGAKNQLADIISMQLLQKGYAPIERAQVVTILNEQKFQRDQNSTPEQQAVNAGKIMNVPTVIIANVTEFGDEISMSIKMLDVQDGSILWVGSGSGSHSKLMGTILGAAAGAGGGVLLGGSSNSGKIVGGVIGGVAGGVLGNMLTPEQAKAAEEIVKKICKDMPSRVVVKKGLFGSKK; this is translated from the coding sequence ATGAAAAAATGTTTAATGTTGATAGTTTTGTTGGTTGCTTGTGCTTTATTCGTTGGCGGTTGTGCTTCCGGTTCGAGCACTGCAAGAATGGATTATAATTTTTCACAGGTTTATAAAATCGCGGTTGTCGATGTTCTGGGCCCGCTCGGAAACGAAGGCGCAAAAAATCAGCTTGCCGATATTATTTCGATGCAGCTTCTGCAAAAAGGTTACGCTCCGATAGAAAGAGCGCAGGTTGTTACAATTCTCAACGAACAAAAATTTCAGCGCGACCAGAATTCAACTCCAGAACAGCAGGCTGTGAACGCCGGCAAAATTATGAATGTTCCGACCGTTATTATTGCTAATGTTACGGAATTTGGCGATGAGATTAGTATGTCCATTAAAATGCTCGACGTCCAGGACGGCAGCATTTTATGGGTCGGCTCCGGTTCAGGTTCGCATAGCAAATTGATGGGTACAATCCTTGGTGCAGCGGCAGGTGCCGGCGGCGGCGTACTATTAGGCGGAAGCAGCAATAGCGGCAAGATTGTCGGCGGTGTCATTGGCGGCGTTGCCGGCGGCGTACTTGGAAATATGTTGACGCCTGAACAGGCAAAAGCGGCAGAAGAAATTGTGAAGAAAATCTGCAAAGATATGCCGTCAAGAGTCGTCGTCAAAAAAGGTTTATTCGGCAGTAAAAAATAG
- a CDS encoding STAS domain-containing protein — MGIQEWSEKVLLVTIAPEPDMCDELKTITDMVRQRKGCRVVIDFSEVDIVTSSSLAQLLRLQKMLDDNGQQFIACGMSKRTMSIFSVTGLDKVFEFAEDKFTALAGMQIVS; from the coding sequence ATGGGCATCCAGGAATGGTCGGAAAAGGTATTGCTTGTAACAATCGCACCGGAACCGGATATGTGCGATGAATTGAAAACGATAACCGATATGGTTCGTCAGCGCAAGGGTTGTCGCGTTGTGATTGATTTTTCGGAAGTCGATATCGTGACGTCTTCGAGTCTTGCGCAGCTTCTGCGTCTCCAGAAAATGCTCGATGACAACGGTCAGCAGTTTATAGCCTGCGGAATGAGCAAGCGTACTATGAGCATTTTCAGCGTAACAGGTCTGGACAAGGTCTTCGAATTTGCGGAAGATAAGTTTACAGCTTTGGCAGGAATGCAAATAGTCTCTTAA
- a CDS encoding DUF1549 and DUF1553 domain-containing protein, whose product MRKNTAIFVLISLTTVISYGIKQPFETGIDTASKNKIDSFVAQVLNKYNIPPANLCSDEVFIRRVYLDVIGTLPETQEVVSFLKDINPNKRALLIDRLLERDEFADYWALKWCDLLRVKAEFPINLWPNAVQAYHHWIRTSIQNNMPYDKFVYELLTSSGSNFRVPQVNFYRAIQGKQPSGIANAVALNFMGVRLEKWPEEKQKNIETFFSRISYKCTAEWKEEIVFLNPAETEPLKAVLPNGSQIEIPITKDPREVFAKWLISADNPYFAKNIVNRVWYWLMGRGIIHEPDDIRPDNPAANPQLLVYLEKELIQSKYNLKQIYRLILNSRTYQQSSIPQSDNPKAEQLFAYYPVRRLDAEVLSDAICKITGTTEKYSSPIPEPFTFIPEDSPSIDLADGSTTSQFLEMFGRPARDSGLESERINQISDSQSLHLLNSSHIQKKIENGPTLNNLKRNYRNNGEQLIRTLYLHILSRYPTQAESETIARYFQTEGIDKREAVNDLIWAMINSKEFLYRH is encoded by the coding sequence ATGAGAAAGAATACTGCAATATTCGTGTTAATTTCCCTGACAACCGTCATTTCCTATGGGATTAAACAGCCTTTTGAAACGGGTATTGATACCGCCTCAAAAAATAAAATCGACAGCTTCGTTGCACAGGTCTTAAACAAATATAATATCCCCCCTGCCAACCTTTGCTCTGATGAAGTTTTTATCCGCAGAGTTTATCTCGATGTAATCGGTACGCTGCCGGAAACTCAAGAAGTGGTTTCTTTCCTCAAAGACATAAATCCCAACAAACGCGCCTTGCTGATTGACAGACTTCTTGAGCGGGACGAGTTCGCCGATTACTGGGCGTTAAAATGGTGCGACCTGCTGCGCGTGAAAGCGGAATTTCCAATCAATCTCTGGCCGAACGCTGTGCAGGCATATCATCACTGGATTCGCACCTCGATACAAAATAATATGCCTTACGACAAATTTGTATATGAATTACTCACCTCCAGCGGAAGCAATTTTCGCGTTCCGCAGGTAAATTTCTATCGCGCGATTCAGGGCAAACAGCCGAGCGGAATCGCAAATGCAGTTGCGCTGAATTTTATGGGCGTGCGGTTAGAAAAATGGCCTGAAGAAAAACAAAAAAATATCGAAACGTTCTTTTCGCGAATCTCATACAAATGCACGGCCGAGTGGAAAGAAGAAATAGTATTTTTAAATCCCGCCGAGACTGAACCATTAAAAGCCGTGCTGCCCAACGGCAGTCAAATCGAAATTCCAATAACAAAAGACCCGCGCGAAGTTTTTGCTAAATGGCTCATCAGTGCGGACAATCCATATTTCGCAAAAAACATCGTCAACCGCGTCTGGTACTGGCTTATGGGCAGAGGAATTATTCATGAGCCTGACGATATTCGGCCTGACAATCCTGCTGCTAATCCACAGTTGCTGGTTTATCTTGAAAAAGAACTCATTCAATCAAAATATAATCTCAAACAGATTTACCGGCTCATTCTAAATTCGCGCACATACCAGCAATCATCAATTCCGCAAAGCGATAATCCAAAAGCGGAACAACTTTTCGCATATTATCCGGTTCGCAGACTCGACGCCGAAGTATTAAGCGATGCAATCTGCAAAATCACAGGCACAACGGAAAAATATTCAAGCCCGATTCCCGAACCGTTTACATTCATACCTGAAGACAGCCCGTCAATTGATTTAGCCGACGGCAGTACGACGAGCCAGTTTCTCGAAATGTTCGGCAGGCCGGCTCGCGATAGCGGCCTTGAAAGCGAACGCATAAATCAGATTTCAGATTCGCAATCGCTGCATCTGCTGAACTCCAGCCATATTCAGAAAAAAATCGAAAACGGGCCGACACTTAACAACCTGAAAAGAAACTACCGCAACAACGGTGAACAACTAATTAGAACGCTGTATTTGCATATTCTGTCGCGGTATCCAACGCAGGCCGAATCGGAGACTATCGCGAGATATTTTCAAACCGAAGGCATTGACAAAAGAGAAGCTGTGAATGATTTGATTTGGGCGATGATAAACTCAAAGGAATTTTTGTACAGGCATTAA
- a CDS encoding aspartate aminotransferase family protein, producing METQEVIEMFNQYVIGNYSRLPRVITKGKGSYIYDLEGKKILDLFPGWAVSGIGHCHPKVVKAIQQQAKLLLHMDNTFYTELQGNLAKLLSDRAFGGKCFFCNSGAEANEAALKLARISTEKKKYKYITTFGSFHGRTFGAMTATAQPKKFEPFQPVVPGFVYVPFDDVDALKKAFDDEVAGIMIEPIQGEGGVHVASAEYMRAIRELCDQSGARMILDEVQTGMGRTGKWFGYQHFDVVPDIMTLSKTLGGGVAIGAMMAKPEVAASLVPGTHASTFGGNCIACAAAIATVEAIDEEGMIENSVKMGQHAVEKLNGLKGKYSNIIEHVRGKGLMIGIQLKSPGAEIVAKCLEKGLRINCTQDTVLRFMPAMNVTAAEIDKAISILDKVLKNVK from the coding sequence ATGGAAACACAAGAAGTAATTGAAATGTTTAATCAGTATGTTATTGGTAATTATTCACGTTTGCCGCGAGTTATTACAAAGGGCAAAGGCAGTTATATATACGACCTTGAGGGCAAGAAGATTCTCGATTTGTTCCCCGGCTGGGCGGTAAGCGGAATCGGCCATTGTCATCCGAAGGTTGTAAAGGCCATTCAGCAGCAGGCAAAACTTTTACTGCACATGGATAACACATTTTACACAGAGTTGCAGGGCAATCTTGCGAAACTGCTTAGTGACCGTGCGTTTGGCGGCAAATGCTTTTTCTGCAACAGCGGCGCAGAAGCGAATGAAGCGGCTCTAAAGCTGGCGAGAATTTCAACTGAAAAGAAAAAATATAAATACATCACAACGTTCGGCAGTTTTCACGGCAGAACATTCGGCGCGATGACTGCGACGGCTCAACCGAAAAAATTCGAGCCTTTCCAGCCTGTTGTGCCGGGCTTTGTTTATGTTCCATTCGACGATGTTGACGCGTTGAAAAAAGCGTTCGATGATGAAGTGGCCGGCATTATGATTGAGCCGATTCAGGGCGAGGGCGGCGTGCACGTTGCTTCGGCAGAGTATATGCGAGCCATTCGCGAGCTTTGCGATCAAAGTGGCGCCAGAATGATTCTTGACGAAGTGCAGACCGGAATGGGACGCACGGGCAAATGGTTCGGCTATCAGCATTTCGATGTTGTGCCGGATATTATGACGCTGTCCAAGACACTCGGCGGCGGCGTTGCTATCGGTGCGATGATGGCAAAGCCTGAAGTGGCGGCTTCGCTTGTGCCGGGTACTCACGCTTCGACTTTCGGCGGAAACTGCATTGCCTGCGCCGCTGCGATTGCGACCGTTGAGGCGATTGACGAAGAAGGCATGATTGAAAATTCCGTGAAGATGGGACAACACGCTGTCGAAAAACTTAACGGCCTGAAGGGAAAATACAGTAATATAATCGAACACGTCCGCGGCAAAGGCCTGATGATCGGCATTCAGCTCAAATCGCCGGGCGCGGAAATCGTCGCGAAATGCCTTGAAAAGGGCTTGAGAATTAATTGTACGCAGGATACTGTTTTACGTTTTATGCCCGCTATGAATGTTACCGCTGCTGAAATCGACAAGGCCATTAGTATTCTGGATAAAGTTCTGAAAAACGTAAAATAA
- a CDS encoding sulfatase-like hydrolase/transferase: MEKSKKSSILSQYFVISYLLLLINASVFLKQIHYINFATFAFAAIVFISYCCLYLLPVFLILNTLRQILRKFNVPLFFKSPWFTGVLAVIATTFVQLLIYTDSFIFKMFGFHFNGFVWNLISTKGGVESMGSSQSTTNSFILIVLFFLITQTAILVLLIKAKKIENFLATKLTRPRLKLALGLMVILFLFQSFTFGMASFYTYRPIITVTKAFPFYMPITFRRLAKSFGIEPPKNSAFNMKFREINLQYPLEPIKQKADNKKYNIVFLMAESLRADMLNPKVMPQTWAFSQKAIRCNQHYSGGNGTRMGMFASFYGLYGNYWFKFLDEHKGPVLMDLLVKDNYQINVYSSAKFSYPEFDKTIFASLSPSQLHDSSEIENGFAGWKLDRLNVDKMLKFISDTDKSKPFMTFMFFESPHALYYFPPENEIATPYLEEFNYAEVDLKKDMPLIKNRYINSCNHLDSQYGKVIKYLEDNNLLDSTIVILTGDHGEEFMEKGRWGHNSTFSEEQTRTPLVLWAPDQSPREVNSITSHLDIPATLMAQLGVTNPAQDYSDGIDLLAAGTERTYTVVSGWDTIAYVDNEDKAIFPMNVLGDQLVTTKADAEVKDPSTFYQKHQPVLIQVMKDMSQFSN, encoded by the coding sequence ATGGAAAAAAGCAAAAAATCTTCAATACTGTCGCAATATTTTGTAATTTCGTACTTACTGCTTCTGATTAACGCTTCTGTTTTTCTCAAACAGATTCATTACATAAATTTCGCCACGTTCGCATTCGCGGCAATCGTTTTTATAAGCTATTGCTGTTTGTATCTGCTTCCGGTTTTCCTGATACTGAATACCCTGCGGCAGATTCTGCGGAAATTTAATGTGCCGTTATTTTTCAAATCGCCCTGGTTCACCGGCGTTTTAGCGGTGATTGCGACAACATTCGTTCAGCTTCTAATTTATACAGACAGTTTTATTTTCAAAATGTTCGGCTTCCACTTTAACGGTTTTGTGTGGAATCTGATTTCCACCAAAGGCGGCGTCGAATCAATGGGCAGCAGTCAGTCAACTACAAATAGTTTCATTCTGATAGTGCTGTTTTTCCTTATAACACAAACGGCGATTTTGGTTCTTTTGATAAAAGCCAAAAAAATAGAAAATTTCCTCGCAACAAAACTTACACGCCCAAGATTAAAATTAGCGTTAGGCCTGATGGTAATTCTATTTCTTTTCCAGAGCTTTACATTTGGCATGGCGTCTTTTTACACTTATCGGCCAATCATAACCGTCACCAAGGCATTTCCTTTCTATATGCCGATTACATTCCGGCGACTGGCTAAATCCTTCGGTATTGAGCCGCCGAAAAATTCGGCATTCAACATGAAGTTCAGAGAAATCAATCTGCAATACCCGCTTGAACCAATCAAACAGAAAGCCGACAATAAAAAATATAACATCGTTTTCCTGATGGCAGAATCGCTTCGTGCTGATATGCTGAACCCGAAGGTTATGCCGCAAACTTGGGCGTTTTCGCAAAAGGCAATCCGTTGTAATCAGCATTACAGCGGCGGCAACGGTACGAGAATGGGAATGTTCGCGTCGTTTTACGGACTTTACGGCAATTACTGGTTCAAATTCCTCGATGAACACAAAGGCCCTGTGCTGATGGATTTGCTCGTCAAAGACAATTATCAAATAAATGTATACAGCAGCGCGAAATTCTCTTATCCGGAATTTGACAAGACTATTTTCGCCTCGCTTTCGCCATCGCAACTGCACGATTCTTCTGAAATTGAAAATGGATTTGCAGGATGGAAATTAGACAGGCTTAATGTCGATAAAATGCTTAAATTTATATCTGACACTGACAAATCCAAACCGTTTATGACGTTTATGTTCTTCGAATCGCCGCACGCGCTTTATTATTTCCCGCCGGAAAATGAAATCGCCACGCCGTATCTCGAAGAATTTAATTACGCCGAGGTTGACCTGAAAAAGGATATGCCGTTAATAAAGAATCGCTACATAAATTCCTGCAACCACCTCGACAGCCAATACGGCAAAGTTATAAAATATCTCGAAGATAATAACCTGTTGGATTCGACGATTGTTATTCTCACCGGCGACCACGGCGAAGAATTTATGGAAAAGGGACGATGGGGACATAACTCCACTTTCAGCGAGGAACAAACCAGAACGCCTTTGGTTCTGTGGGCACCCGACCAATCGCCGCGAGAGGTGAACAGCATAACAAGTCATCTTGACATTCCGGCAACACTGATGGCACAGCTTGGCGTTACTAATCCTGCACAGGATTATTCCGATGGAATCGACCTGTTGGCCGCAGGTACGGAACGAACATATACTGTTGTCAGCGGTTGGGATACCATCGCGTACGTTGATAATGAAGACAAAGCAATTTTCCCAATGAACGTTCTGGGCGACCAGCTTGTTACAACAAAAGCTGACGCGGAAGTCAAAGACCCATCCACTTTTTATCAAAAACATCAGCCGGTTTTGATTCAGGTTATGAAAGATATGTCGCAATTCAGTAATTGA
- a CDS encoding MarC family protein has translation MIKNFLLAFIPLFVAIDALGLMPVFFGLTEGMSKKQKSRIIVQSTLTAATVAVIFILVGKLLFKFLGITMEDFMIAGGAILFCISITDLINTERTRKLSADNLGSVPLGVPLLVGPAVLTTSLILVSQHGITPTILSVLANILIAAVILKQSHHLIKIFGNAGSKTMSKVMSLLLAAIAVMLIRKGIQGFIH, from the coding sequence ATGATAAAAAACTTTTTACTGGCTTTCATACCATTGTTCGTGGCTATCGATGCGCTGGGGCTTATGCCTGTGTTCTTCGGCCTGACCGAAGGTATGAGCAAAAAACAGAAGAGCCGTATCATCGTCCAGTCAACATTGACGGCGGCAACCGTCGCGGTGATTTTTATTCTTGTCGGTAAACTGCTTTTCAAATTCCTCGGAATAACGATGGAAGATTTTATGATTGCAGGCGGCGCGATTCTGTTCTGTATTTCCATAACAGATTTAATAAATACCGAACGCACACGAAAATTATCAGCCGATAATCTCGGCTCGGTTCCGCTGGGTGTTCCGCTTCTGGTGGGGCCTGCGGTTCTGACAACGTCTTTGATTCTCGTATCTCAACACGGCATAACACCAACTATTCTGTCTGTTCTGGCGAACATTCTGATTGCCGCTGTTATTTTGAAGCAATCGCATCACTTAATAAAAATTTTCGGAAACGCAGGTTCCAAAACGATGTCAAAAGTTATGAGCCTGCTGCTTGCCGCTATCGCTGTTATGCTGATTCGCAAAGGCATACAAGGCTTTATTCATTAA
- a CDS encoding zinc-dependent peptidase, giving the protein MGWFKNRRRNKIAARPFPDEWLNVLQDDVPIYNRLNDADRMELRRHIQIFMAEKEFEGCNGFKITDWTRVIIAAYACVLLLHRRTDYYPGLYTILVYPDAFIAPNKEYLPGGIVVEGPEVLSGQSWHRGTVILSWADIQLDIADMRDGRNVIFHEFAHQIDTSGGAGDNSAVLKSNASFAAWAEVLHEHYLELKDAAEFYLPCLLDEYGAESPAEFFAVATEFFFEKPIEMKSVHPELYDELMRFYNQDPSELI; this is encoded by the coding sequence ATGGGCTGGTTCAAAAATCGGAGACGCAATAAAATTGCCGCTCGTCCATTTCCGGACGAATGGCTGAACGTCCTTCAGGACGATGTTCCGATTTACAACCGGCTTAATGACGCCGACAGGATGGAACTCCGAAGGCATATACAGATATTCATGGCGGAGAAAGAGTTCGAAGGCTGCAACGGTTTCAAAATCACCGATTGGACAAGAGTCATAATCGCCGCTTATGCGTGCGTGCTTTTGCTCCATCGGCGGACAGATTATTATCCCGGCCTTTACACAATTTTGGTTTATCCCGATGCGTTCATTGCGCCTAACAAAGAATATCTGCCGGGCGGTATTGTCGTTGAAGGGCCTGAAGTTCTAAGCGGGCAATCATGGCACAGGGGGACGGTCATTCTATCCTGGGCAGATATCCAACTCGACATCGCAGATATGCGGGACGGCAGAAACGTTATCTTTCACGAATTCGCACATCAAATCGACACATCCGGAGGCGCAGGCGATAACAGTGCCGTACTTAAAAGCAATGCCAGTTTCGCGGCATGGGCGGAAGTTCTGCACGAGCATTATTTAGAGCTAAAAGATGCGGCTGAATTTTATCTGCCCTGCCTTCTGGACGAATACGGTGCGGAAAGTCCGGCAGAGTTTTTTGCGGTCGCAACGGAATTTTTCTTCGAAAAACCTATAGAAATGAAGAGTGTACATCCAGAACTATACGATGAATTAATGCGGTTTTACAACCAAGACCCCAGTGAATTGATATAA
- the rnc gene encoding ribonuclease III — protein sequence MNKQSVEQIEKALGYHFSDLALLKQSLTHASAAQSKLASNERLEFLGDSVLGLVICQALFEKFPDYREGDLTKIKSKLVSRKTCSMITAELDIEELFKIGPGMQKSNALKGSIAAAMLESIIAAIYIDGGFDIAKKFILRVFGPLIEQSDAAEHQENYKSLLQQYSQQELDANVMYEILDEKGPDHNKCFESAVVIDKKRYPSAWGTTKKESQQIAAFNALVELGVIKPKITE from the coding sequence ATGAACAAGCAGTCAGTTGAGCAAATAGAAAAAGCATTAGGTTATCATTTTTCAGACCTTGCACTTTTAAAGCAATCGCTCACGCACGCATCGGCGGCGCAGTCCAAATTAGCCAGCAACGAAAGACTCGAATTTCTCGGCGATTCAGTTCTTGGGCTTGTAATTTGCCAGGCGTTATTTGAAAAATTTCCAGATTACCGCGAAGGCGACCTTACCAAAATAAAAAGCAAACTCGTTTCCCGCAAGACCTGCTCGATGATAACCGCGGAGCTGGATATTGAGGAACTGTTTAAAATTGGCCCTGGTATGCAGAAAAGCAACGCCCTAAAGGGTTCTATCGCCGCGGCAATGCTTGAATCGATTATCGCCGCTATATATATCGACGGCGGTTTCGATATTGCCAAGAAATTCATACTTCGTGTTTTCGGTCCGCTCATAGAGCAGTCCGATGCGGCCGAGCATCAGGAAAATTACAAATCTCTTCTTCAGCAGTATTCGCAGCAGGAGCTTGATGCGAATGTGATGTACGAAATATTGGATGAAAAGGGACCCGACCACAACAAATGTTTTGAAAGTGCGGTCGTCATAGACAAAAAGCGTTATCCAAGCGCATGGGGAACCACAAAAAAGGAATCGCAGCAAATAGCCGCATTTAACGCCCTCGTCGAACTGGGCGTCATCAAACCTAAAATCACCGAATAA
- the pyk gene encoding pyruvate kinase: protein MSKTKIICTLGPSSSKVAVLKKMILSGMNVARLNFSHGTHKTLKQSIDIIRRLNKTHRNKIKILQDLEGYRIRVGLFKGPRKMVELVKGSIVTLINKLETDKKDVIPFDYNGSLYDIKIGCNIFIDDGNIAMNVKSRDRNGIKAEVIVPGILKEHKGINIPDINLKFEGLTEKDKDNLLFGIANKVDFIAQSFVRNKNDILSVREFINQHKFNCPLIAKIENRQGIENLDSILDVCDGIMVARGDMGVSLPIYEVPIMQKMIIRKCNERKKFVITATQMLESMTEHIRPTRAEVSDVANAILDGTGYVMLSGETAVGQHPVETVQMMSNIIIFTEKSQKLRNK from the coding sequence ATGAGCAAGACGAAAATAATCTGTACATTGGGACCTTCCAGCAGCAAAGTCGCTGTCTTAAAAAAAATGATTCTATCCGGCATGAATGTGGCAAGGCTTAATTTCTCTCACGGCACCCACAAAACCCTTAAGCAAAGTATAGATATTATCAGGCGGTTAAATAAAACCCACAGAAACAAAATAAAAATCCTACAGGATCTTGAAGGCTACAGGATAAGAGTCGGTCTATTCAAAGGCCCAAGGAAAATGGTGGAGCTTGTAAAGGGCAGTATTGTAACTCTGATTAACAAACTTGAAACGGATAAAAAGGATGTTATCCCGTTTGACTACAATGGTTCCCTATACGATATAAAAATCGGCTGCAACATTTTTATAGATGACGGTAACATCGCCATGAATGTTAAAAGCCGTGACAGGAACGGCATAAAGGCTGAAGTTATTGTTCCCGGTATCTTAAAGGAACACAAAGGCATTAACATTCCGGACATTAATTTGAAATTTGAAGGCTTAACCGAAAAAGACAAAGATAACCTTTTGTTCGGCATAGCAAACAAGGTTGATTTTATTGCCCAGTCATTTGTACGAAACAAAAATGACATTCTTAGTGTTAGAGAATTTATTAATCAGCATAAATTCAATTGTCCTTTGATTGCCAAGATTGAAAATCGTCAGGGGATCGAAAATCTCGACAGCATATTAGATGTTTGCGATGGTATTATGGTTGCACGGGGTGATATGGGGGTGTCTTTGCCAATTTATGAAGTGCCGATAATGCAAAAGATGATTATCAGAAAATGCAATGAACGCAAAAAATTCGTAATTACCGCTACGCAAATGCTTGAGAGTATGACCGAACATATCAGGCCGACAAGAGCAGAGGTAAGCGATGTAGCAAACGCGATATTGGACGGGACTGGTTATGTGATGCTTTCTGGAGAAACAGCCGTTGGGCAGCATCCGGTTGAGACAGTGCAAATGATGAGCAACATCATCATATTTACTGAAAAGTCGCAGAAGCTCAGGAATAAATAA
- the argB gene encoding acetylglutamate kinase gives MVKSAIEKAKALVEAMEYIRLFRGKIVVVKLGGSVLDDPVLQKRLLTDVVFMATVGIRPILIHGGGKAITKAMSESGLEPQWVQGRRYTDERTMAIAEHVLVHDINASICNTIKGMGCEAMAMHSLSSCVLFADPLRFTDEQGRKIDLGLVGDVKNVNAQLLKTICASGIIPVIAPVAIDRGGGKLNVNADSAAGKVAAAVEAEKFVSVSDTNGILTDIKDSDSGISSATEAEIKKMIETGVISSGMLPKVEACLIALEGGVKKAHIIDGQIRHSLLLEIYTEEGVGTQIVK, from the coding sequence ATGGTAAAAAGCGCTATAGAAAAGGCAAAGGCACTCGTCGAAGCGATGGAGTATATCCGTCTGTTCCGCGGCAAAATCGTCGTTGTCAAACTCGGCGGAAGCGTACTGGACGACCCCGTTTTGCAGAAAAGGCTGTTAACTGACGTTGTCTTCATGGCGACCGTCGGTATCCGGCCAATCCTCATTCACGGCGGCGGAAAAGCCATCACAAAGGCGATGAGCGAGTCCGGACTCGAACCCCAATGGGTTCAGGGCAGACGATACACCGACGAACGCACAATGGCAATCGCCGAGCATGTGCTTGTTCACGATATTAACGCTTCGATATGCAATACGATAAAGGGCATGGGCTGCGAAGCGATGGCGATGCACTCGTTGAGCAGTTGCGTACTTTTCGCAGACCCGCTGCGGTTCACAGATGAGCAGGGCAGGAAAATTGATTTGGGCCTTGTCGGCGATGTGAAAAATGTAAACGCTCAATTGCTCAAAACCATCTGCGCAAGCGGCATAATACCTGTTATCGCTCCGGTCGCTATCGACAGAGGCGGCGGAAAATTAAACGTCAACGCAGACAGTGCGGCAGGCAAAGTCGCGGCGGCGGTCGAAGCGGAAAAATTCGTGTCCGTCAGCGATACCAATGGCATCCTGACAGATATCAAAGATTCAGACAGCGGAATCTCCAGCGCAACGGAAGCCGAGATCAAGAAGATGATTGAGACCGGCGTTATCAGCAGCGGTATGCTGCCGAAGGTCGAAGCCTGCTTAATTGCTCTTGAAGGCGGCGTTAAAAAAGCTCACATTATCGACGGTCAGATTCGTCATTCGCTGCTGCTGGAAATTTATACCGAAGAAGGCGTTGGAACGCAGATTGTAAAATAA
- a CDS encoding DMT family protein: protein MKTIVLLTISNIFMTFAWYGHLKFKSKPIMIVILISWLIAFLEYCFQVPANRIGHDAGYSAAQLKTIQEVITLVVFSVFSILYLREPFKWNYLVGFALIVMAVFVIFKKW from the coding sequence ATGAAAACAATCGTGCTTTTGACAATTTCAAATATCTTTATGACCTTCGCGTGGTATGGCCATTTAAAATTCAAAAGCAAGCCGATTATGATTGTCATACTTATAAGCTGGCTAATCGCGTTTTTGGAATACTGCTTTCAGGTTCCTGCCAACAGAATCGGACACGACGCCGGCTACTCCGCTGCACAGCTAAAAACCATACAGGAAGTAATAACGCTTGTCGTGTTTTCAGTTTTTTCCATTTTGTACCTGCGCGAGCCTTTTAAGTGGAATTATCTGGTTGGCTTCGCTTTAATCGTGATGGCGGTTTTTGTGATTTTCAAAAAATGGTAA